Proteins from a single region of Gambusia affinis linkage group LG12, SWU_Gaff_1.0, whole genome shotgun sequence:
- the LOC122841725 gene encoding zinc finger protein 239-like, with product MSSVKHLREFIRERLTAAAEEIFTEVEKIIVRYDEDIKLMETYWKPQIKLTRIDLQSPHVAIEDKTSAIQQVCVHGMRSNHDQEEAELQWTEEEQMEPEPPLIKQEEQDTELSLIEDNWKIEPEGTSEEKPEHPFIYEEKEEPDYSLLKHEQQEPEHLPVGQDQKDLCSSQEGEQLVQKQIVSLCHTATKKRSLKCDVCGKCFEKQHNFKTHCRTHISERSFSCETCSKCFSHIGNLNVHKRVHTGEKPFSCQVCKKAFSQVCNLKVHMRIHTGEKPFSCQVCRKKFTQISILKRHKNIHTGVKPFSCQSCRKQFTQFCSLKVHMRIHTGEKPFSCQVCGKKFTQISSLNTHKKVHTGERPFSCETCGKSFSQTSSLNVHKKIHLR from the exons ATGTCTTCAGTTAAGCATCTGAGAGAGTTTATCAGAGAGcgactaactgctgctgctgaagaaatCTTCACAGAGGTTGAAAAAATCATCGTCCGCTATGATGAAGACATCAAACTGATGGAAACTTACTGGAAACCTCAGATAAAACTCACCAGAATCG ACCTCCAAAGTCCACATGTCGCCATTGAGGACAAAACGTCTGCCATTCAACAGGTCTGTGTCCATGGGATGAGGTCCAATCATGACCAGGAGGAAGCAGAACTTCAGTGGACTGAAGAGGAACAgatggaaccagaacctccactgATTAAACAAGAAGAACAGGACACAGAGCTTTCACTGATAGAAGATAATTGGAAAATAGAACCTGAAGGGACTAGTGAGGAGAAACCAGAACATCCATTTATTTATGAGGAAAAGGAGGAACCAGATTATTCACTGCTTAAACATGAACAGCAGGAACCAGAACATTTACCAGTTGGACAGGACCAGAAGGACCTCTGCAGCAGTCAGGAGGGAGAGCAGCTTGTCCAGAAGCAGATTGTTTCTTTGTGTCATACTGCCACAAAGAAAAGGTCTTTGAAATGTGACGtttgtgggaaatgttttgaaaaacagcataactttaaaacacattGCAGAACCCATATAAGTGAAAGGTCTTTTTCATGtgaaacatgcagtaaatgctTCTCTCATATTGGTAATCTAAATGTCCATAAGAGAGTTCATACTGGTGAGAAACCCTTTTCATGCCAAGTatgtaaaaaagcattttctcaaGTTTGTAATTTAAAAGTCCACATGAGaattcatacaggtgagaaacctttttcATGTCAagtatgcagaaaaaaatttactcaGATTAGTATTCTAAAACGGCACAAGAACATTCATACAGGTGTGAAACCCTTTTCATGCCAGTCATGCAGAAAACAATTCACTCAATTTTGTAGTTTAAAGGTCCACATGAGaattcatacaggtgagaaaccATTTTCATGCCAAGTATGCGGAAAAAAATTCACTCAAATTAGTTCTTTGAATACACACAAGAAAGTTCATACAGGTGAGAGGCCTTTTTCTTGTGAAACGTGTGGGAAAAGCTTTTCTCAAACTAGTAGTTTAAATGTTCACAAGAAAATTCATTTACGTTAA